A region of Phytohabitans rumicis DNA encodes the following proteins:
- a CDS encoding ATP-binding cassette domain-containing protein, with protein MKRELRYGLAALPRRPVLALVAWSVPEALPAAVLGVAVARAVDDGFLAGRPLVGLAWLAALLAAGAVGAAGARQVFRRLGEVVEPFRDDLVRLVVGGALRRAVAGRPDDGAVARLTRQVEIVRDTYAGLIVVCRGFLVTVVGAVLGLLAVAPAVVPLILPPFALGCGLFVATLGVAAGRQRAAVRADERLAAAAGGVLAGVRDVVARGAEEHAARLVAGPVAEQAAAERALAGVAALRTLCFAVGGWLPLVAVLAAGPWLSARGVSAGAVMGGLTYVLFGLQPALNRLFSGLGGSGLRYVVTLGRLLDAASEPAPAIAVPRGPGVTLRGVTFAYGPHAEPVLRGLDLDVPGGDHLAVVGPSGIGKSTLAALVCGLLRPAAGTVRAAERVLIPQEAYVFTGTVRDNLAYLWPSATASHIERAAADVGAASLVQRLGGLDATLDPAALSAGSGSCSRWPGRTCRRHRWPCSTRPPATSTRRPSGAPRRRSRPGPAP; from the coding sequence GTGAAACGCGAACTGCGGTACGGGCTGGCGGCGCTGCCGCGGCGGCCGGTGCTGGCCCTGGTGGCGTGGTCGGTGCCGGAGGCGCTGCCGGCGGCGGTCCTCGGCGTGGCCGTGGCGCGGGCCGTGGACGACGGGTTCCTGGCCGGGCGGCCGCTGGTCGGCCTGGCCTGGCTGGCCGCGCTGCTGGCGGCCGGCGCGGTCGGCGCGGCCGGGGCGCGGCAGGTGTTCCGGCGGCTGGGGGAGGTGGTCGAGCCGTTCCGCGACGACCTGGTCCGGCTGGTGGTGGGCGGCGCGCTGCGGCGGGCCGTGGCGGGCCGGCCGGACGACGGCGCGGTGGCCCGGCTGACCCGGCAGGTGGAGATCGTGCGGGACACCTACGCCGGCCTGATCGTGGTGTGCCGGGGCTTCCTGGTGACGGTGGTGGGCGCTGTGCTGGGGCTGCTGGCCGTCGCGCCGGCGGTGGTGCCGCTGATCCTGCCGCCGTTCGCGCTCGGGTGCGGGCTGTTCGTGGCGACGCTCGGGGTGGCCGCGGGCCGGCAGCGCGCCGCGGTCCGGGCGGACGAGCGGCTCGCCGCCGCCGCGGGCGGGGTGCTGGCCGGCGTCCGGGACGTGGTGGCCCGGGGCGCCGAGGAGCACGCCGCGCGGCTGGTCGCCGGCCCGGTCGCCGAGCAGGCGGCGGCCGAACGGGCCCTGGCCGGGGTGGCCGCGCTGCGCACGCTGTGCTTCGCGGTGGGCGGCTGGCTGCCGCTGGTCGCGGTGCTGGCCGCCGGACCGTGGCTGTCCGCCCGGGGCGTGAGCGCCGGCGCCGTCATGGGCGGGCTGACGTACGTCCTGTTCGGACTCCAGCCGGCCCTCAACCGCCTCTTCTCCGGCCTCGGCGGCAGCGGCCTGCGGTACGTGGTCACCCTGGGCCGGCTGCTGGACGCCGCATCCGAGCCGGCGCCGGCGATCGCGGTGCCGCGCGGCCCTGGCGTGACGCTGCGCGGGGTGACGTTCGCGTACGGGCCGCACGCCGAGCCGGTGCTGCGCGGGCTGGACCTCGACGTGCCCGGCGGCGACCACCTGGCCGTGGTGGGGCCGAGCGGGATCGGCAAGTCCACACTGGCCGCTCTGGTGTGCGGGCTGCTGCGCCCGGCCGCCGGCACGGTGCGCGCCGCGGAGCGGGTCCTCATCCCGCAGGAGGCGTACGTCTTCACCGGCACCGTGCGCGACAACCTCGCCTACCTGTGGCCGTCCGCGACGGCGTCCCACATCGAGCGGGCGGCGGCGGACGTCGGCGCGGCGTCCCTTGTGCAGCGGCTCGGCGGGCTCGACGCGACGCTCGACCCGGCGGCGCTGTCCGCGGGGAGCGGCAGCTGCTCGCGCTGGCCCGGGCGTACCTGTCGCCGGCACCGGTGGCCGTGCTCGACGAGGCCACCTGCCACCTCGACCCGGCGGCCGAGCGGCGCGCCGAGGAGGCGTTCGCGGCCCGGCCCGGCACCTTGA
- a CDS encoding acyl-CoA dehydrogenase family protein produces the protein MERLLPTDFPGADTAYDLLDLTRELADRELAPRVADFEERGQFPRAVIRTLGRAGLLGLPYPEEHGGAGQPYEVYLQVLEILASRWLAVAEAVSVHTLSCFPVYAYGGEQLRKLLPDMLGGELLGAYCLSEPQGGSDAASLATKATHEGEEYVVTGTKAWITHAGQADFYNIFCRTGGPGPAGISCLLADAATPGIVPQAAERTMGLRSSPVAQIAFDGARIPADRLVGAEGEGFKIAMQALDSGRLGIAACAVGLAQAALDYAVGYAREREQFGRSILEYQGLRFMLADAATGISAARALTLAAARLRDAGRPYSIEAAKAKLFATDMAMRVTTDAVQVLGGYGYVTDHPVERYMREAKVLQIVEGTNQIQRLVISRGL, from the coding sequence ATGGAACGTCTGCTGCCCACCGATTTCCCCGGGGCTGACACAGCCTACGACCTGCTCGACCTGACCCGCGAGCTGGCCGACCGCGAGCTGGCGCCCCGGGTGGCGGACTTCGAGGAGCGCGGCCAGTTCCCGCGCGCGGTGATCCGCACCCTCGGCCGGGCCGGCCTGCTGGGCCTGCCGTACCCGGAGGAGCACGGCGGCGCCGGCCAGCCGTACGAGGTCTACCTGCAGGTGCTGGAGATCCTCGCCAGCCGGTGGCTGGCCGTCGCGGAGGCGGTCAGCGTGCACACCCTGTCCTGCTTCCCGGTGTACGCCTACGGCGGCGAGCAGCTGCGCAAACTGCTCCCCGACATGCTCGGCGGTGAGCTGCTCGGCGCGTACTGCCTGTCCGAGCCGCAGGGCGGGTCCGACGCCGCGTCCCTGGCCACGAAGGCCACCCACGAGGGCGAGGAGTACGTCGTCACCGGCACCAAGGCGTGGATCACGCACGCCGGACAGGCCGACTTCTACAACATCTTCTGCCGCACCGGCGGGCCCGGCCCGGCGGGCATCTCCTGCCTGCTCGCCGACGCGGCCACGCCCGGCATCGTGCCCCAGGCGGCGGAGCGGACCATGGGCCTGCGCTCCTCCCCGGTCGCCCAGATCGCGTTCGACGGCGCCCGGATCCCCGCCGACCGGCTCGTCGGCGCCGAGGGGGAGGGCTTCAAGATCGCGATGCAGGCGCTGGACTCCGGCCGGCTCGGCATCGCCGCCTGCGCGGTCGGCCTGGCCCAGGCGGCCCTCGACTACGCCGTCGGGTACGCCCGTGAACGGGAGCAGTTCGGCCGCTCCATCCTGGAGTACCAGGGGTTGCGCTTCATGCTCGCCGACGCCGCGACCGGGATCTCCGCGGCGCGGGCGCTCACCCTGGCCGCCGCCCGGCTGCGCGACGCCGGCCGCCCGTACTCGATCGAGGCCGCCAAGGCCAAGCTCTTCGCCACCGACATGGCGATGCGGGTCACCACCGACGCGGTGCAGGTGCTCGGCGGCTACGGGTACGTCACCGACCACCCCGTCGAGCGGTACATGCGCGAGGCCAAGGTGCTCCAGATCGTCGAGGGCACCAACCAGATCCAGCGCCTGGTCATCTCCCGCGGCCTGTGA
- a CDS encoding Lrp/AsnC family transcriptional regulator, giving the protein MEEIDRAIVAALTADGRLSYTDLAEKVGLSVSAAHQRVRRLEQRGVIKGYGAHVSYEALELPLTAFVAIRPFDPSQPDDAPERLAHLPEIDSCYSVAGEDFYLLLVRVGSPTDLERLLQEIRTAANVTTRTTVVLSTPYEGRPPRITSSTLG; this is encoded by the coding sequence GTGGAGGAGATCGACCGCGCCATCGTCGCGGCCCTGACCGCGGACGGCCGGCTGTCGTACACCGACCTCGCCGAAAAGGTGGGCCTGTCGGTGTCGGCCGCACACCAGCGGGTGCGCCGGCTGGAGCAGCGCGGCGTCATCAAGGGGTACGGCGCCCACGTCTCGTACGAGGCGCTCGAGCTGCCGCTGACCGCGTTCGTGGCCATCCGGCCGTTCGATCCCTCCCAGCCCGACGACGCGCCCGAGCGGCTGGCCCACCTGCCCGAGATCGACTCCTGCTACTCGGTCGCGGGGGAGGACTTCTACCTGCTGCTCGTCCGGGTGGGCAGCCCGACCGACCTGGAACGGCTGCTGCAGGAGATCCGCACCGCCGCCAACGTCACCACCCGCACCACCGTGGTGCTGTCCACGCCGTACGAGGGGCGGCCGCCCCGGATCACGAGTTCCACGCTTGGATGA
- a CDS encoding ArsR/SmtB family transcription factor: MDRLSEVFSALADPTRRAILARLAQGEATVNQLAEPFPISLQAVSKHLKVLERAGLISRGKEAQWRPCRLDADPLREVAVWVAGYERFWEQRYDQLGEYLRQLQKEER; encoded by the coding sequence GTGGACCGGCTGAGCGAGGTGTTCAGCGCCTTGGCCGATCCGACGCGGCGGGCGATCCTGGCCCGGCTGGCGCAGGGCGAGGCGACGGTCAACCAGCTCGCCGAGCCGTTCCCGATCAGCCTGCAGGCCGTCTCGAAGCACCTGAAGGTGCTGGAGCGGGCCGGGTTGATCAGCCGCGGCAAGGAGGCGCAGTGGCGGCCGTGCCGCCTGGACGCGGACCCCTTGCGCGAGGTGGCCGTGTGGGTCGCCGGGTATGAGCGTTTCTGGGAGCAGCGGTACGACCAGCTTGGGGAGTACCTGCGGCAGTTGCAGAAGGAGGAGAGATGA
- a CDS encoding SRPBCC family protein produces MSDNLTVTLPSDLEIKMVRVFDAPRELVFEAHAKVEHVKHWWGRGNPLDCEMDFRPGGTYRFVEHAPDGDYAFRGEYREIRAPELIVQTFEFEGMPGHVCVETLELTEEGGKTTVTSVTRFDTKEDRDGMVSSGMEVGARESYEALAAYLAKLS; encoded by the coding sequence ATGAGCGACAACCTGACGGTGACCCTGCCGTCCGACCTGGAGATCAAGATGGTCCGGGTGTTCGACGCGCCGCGCGAGCTCGTGTTCGAGGCGCACGCCAAGGTCGAGCACGTCAAGCACTGGTGGGGGCGGGGCAACCCGCTGGACTGCGAGATGGACTTCCGTCCGGGCGGCACCTACCGCTTCGTCGAGCACGCGCCGGACGGCGACTACGCGTTCCGGGGTGAGTACCGGGAGATCAGGGCGCCGGAGCTGATCGTGCAGACCTTCGAGTTCGAGGGCATGCCCGGCCACGTGTGCGTGGAGACGCTGGAGCTGACCGAGGAGGGCGGCAAGACGACCGTCACCAGCGTCACCCGGTTCGACACGAAGGAGGACCGCGACGGCATGGTGTCCTCCGGCATGGAGGTCGGCGCCCGCGAGTCGTACGAGGCCCTGGCCGCGTACCTGGCGAAGCTCTCCTGA
- a CDS encoding dihydrofolate reductase family protein, which translates to MRDLTVDLFCTVDGWGRGRNSPAYFGYDGPDLQAWIDQQLAHPHVMLMGSNTYRAMAEITAGGDDPSFKRMEELPKVVFSRSLRAPLAWRNTTLVEEDVAVAVPRMKDTPGDPLRVIGSLSLVRSLFRLGQVDHLRLMVFPQVLGESGEERILRGLPDANLRLASIEVLDDRLVLLSYLAS; encoded by the coding sequence ATGCGAGACCTGACAGTCGACCTGTTTTGCACAGTGGACGGCTGGGGCAGGGGCCGCAACTCACCCGCCTACTTCGGATACGACGGTCCCGACCTGCAGGCATGGATCGACCAGCAGCTGGCCCACCCGCACGTGATGCTGATGGGCAGCAACACCTACCGGGCGATGGCGGAGATCACCGCCGGTGGTGACGACCCGTCGTTCAAGCGCATGGAGGAGCTGCCCAAGGTGGTGTTCTCCCGGTCGTTGAGAGCGCCGCTGGCGTGGCGCAACACCACGCTGGTGGAGGAGGACGTCGCGGTGGCCGTACCGAGGATGAAGGACACACCCGGCGATCCGCTCCGGGTGATCGGCAGCCTGTCGTTGGTCCGCAGCCTGTTCCGGCTCGGCCAGGTGGATCACCTGCGGCTGATGGTGTTTCCGCAGGTGCTCGGGGAGAGCGGGGAGGAGCGCATCCTGCGGGGTCTGCCCGACGCCAACCTGCGTCTCGCGTCCATCGAGGTGCTGGACGACCGGCTGGTCCTGCTCTCATACCTAGCATCCTAG
- a CDS encoding CsbD family protein has product MSFTDKARNKAEELKGTAKERIGDATDNESMQAEGARERAQAKAKQAGENVKDAGRDVRDAFS; this is encoded by the coding sequence ATGAGCTTCACCGATAAGGCTCGGAACAAGGCCGAAGAGCTCAAGGGCACGGCCAAGGAGCGCATCGGCGACGCGACCGACAACGAGAGCATGCAGGCCGAGGGTGCCCGGGAGCGGGCGCAGGCCAAGGCGAAGCAGGCCGGCGAGAACGTCAAGGACGCCGGGCGCGACGTACGCGACGCCTTCAGCTGA
- a CDS encoding Fic family protein — protein sequence MLFQVPKLDANDARVLAEIEACYEDLRQATDGDPAKHRWEGHLRQQLVAGAVQGSNSIESYKVSLDTATAIVADGPVPADVPDETREAVAGYRDALSWVLQTPAMEYFTHHEMVLSALHFMMLRSRPAQWPGRYRDGGIMVAGDDPMNPAYVGPDPDQVRPLMVELVDWLNDGDPDAPPLVRAAMAHVNLVRIHPWRDGNGRMSRCLQTLVLARAGVLAAEFCSIEEWLGRELNTLHYYAELRKTGGTYDATRDAHDWVRFNLRAHHQQAHLVRLRLERARRTWEDLTALVKRLGLPERTVSALHTGTLGRLRREAYQQDEGLSRDQAIRDIRRLEAEGLLDSYGYGVTLYYVAAGRARDVDDAVVDDLRTPATEPYRT from the coding sequence ATGCTGTTTCAGGTGCCGAAGCTCGACGCCAACGACGCCCGCGTCCTCGCCGAAATCGAGGCGTGTTACGAGGATCTGCGCCAAGCCACCGACGGCGACCCGGCCAAACACCGTTGGGAGGGACACCTCCGCCAGCAACTCGTCGCCGGCGCGGTCCAGGGTTCCAACAGCATCGAGAGCTACAAGGTCAGCCTCGACACCGCAACCGCGATCGTCGCCGACGGGCCCGTCCCGGCCGACGTGCCGGATGAGACCCGCGAGGCTGTGGCCGGCTACCGGGACGCGCTGAGCTGGGTCCTCCAGACGCCCGCCATGGAGTACTTCACCCACCACGAGATGGTGCTTTCCGCGCTGCACTTCATGATGCTGCGCTCGCGCCCCGCGCAGTGGCCGGGACGCTACCGGGACGGCGGCATCATGGTGGCCGGAGACGACCCGATGAACCCGGCCTACGTCGGACCCGATCCCGACCAGGTACGCCCCCTGATGGTCGAGCTGGTCGACTGGCTAAACGACGGTGACCCGGACGCCCCACCGCTCGTCAGGGCGGCCATGGCGCACGTGAACCTGGTGCGGATCCACCCCTGGCGGGACGGGAACGGACGGATGTCCCGCTGCCTCCAGACGCTCGTCCTGGCGCGCGCCGGCGTCCTGGCCGCGGAATTCTGCTCGATCGAGGAGTGGCTCGGCCGCGAACTCAACACGCTGCACTACTACGCCGAACTCCGGAAGACAGGCGGCACGTACGACGCCACGCGGGATGCCCACGACTGGGTGCGGTTCAACCTGCGCGCCCACCACCAGCAGGCCCACCTGGTACGCCTGCGACTGGAACGCGCCCGCCGTACCTGGGAAGACCTGACCGCCCTCGTCAAGCGCCTCGGCCTGCCCGAGCGCACCGTCTCCGCCCTGCACACGGGCACCCTCGGACGGTTGCGCCGCGAGGCGTACCAGCAGGACGAAGGGCTCTCGCGCGACCAGGCGATCCGCGACATCCGCCGGCTGGAGGCAGAAGGGCTGCTCGACTCCTACGGGTACGGCGTGACCCTCTACTACGTGGCCGCCGGCCGCGCCCGCGACGTCGACGACGCGGTGGTCGACGACCTGCGGACGCCGGCGACCGAGCCGTACCGGACATGA
- a CDS encoding lysine 5,6-aminomutase subunit alpha encodes MKLDLDPTLVVRARELAARAGRPVVDLARAHTTVSVERAVLRLAGVAGADPDGIPWVNRLVDAVRADVGLGHGVAVPVFDALLREGIDDVTLLAQKASAGSVRFRVPEKQAGPRRAARKHVQAGLRRIDRRRAERERLVKRHGDAPRRPWIYLIVATGDIFEDIPQAQAAARAGADVIAVIRSTGQSLLDYVPEGATREGFAGTYATQENFRLMRAALDESSRELGRYVRLTNYASGLCMPEMAVLAGLERLDMMLNDSMYGILFRDINPIRTFVDQRFSRQVHARAGIVINTGEDNYLTTADAVEAAHTVTVSQLLNEYFAHEAGLADWQLGLGHAFEINPDLPESFRLELAHALLARELFPDAPLKWMPPTRHMTGDVFRGNLLDGFFNLVGAMTGQGILLVGMMTEAVVTPWLSDRDIALQNVRYVLGAAGGLHEDFVPAPGGFIQRRAHEVLASSIELLERIEAEGLLAAIADGTFGIMKRPADRGKGLDGVAKHEADYYNPAIS; translated from the coding sequence ATGAAACTTGATCTGGATCCGACGCTGGTGGTCCGGGCCCGCGAACTGGCCGCGCGGGCCGGCCGGCCGGTGGTCGACCTGGCCCGCGCGCACACCACCGTGTCGGTGGAGCGGGCGGTGCTGCGGCTGGCCGGGGTGGCCGGGGCCGACCCGGACGGCATCCCGTGGGTCAACCGGCTCGTCGACGCGGTGCGCGCCGACGTCGGGTTGGGGCACGGGGTGGCGGTGCCGGTGTTCGACGCGCTGCTGCGCGAGGGCATCGATGATGTCACGCTGCTGGCGCAGAAGGCGTCGGCCGGGTCGGTGCGGTTCCGCGTACCCGAAAAGCAGGCTGGACCGCGGCGGGCGGCGAGAAAACACGTGCAGGCCGGGCTGCGGCGGATCGACCGGCGCCGCGCGGAGCGCGAGCGCCTCGTCAAGCGGCACGGCGACGCGCCGCGGCGGCCGTGGATCTACCTGATCGTGGCGACCGGGGACATCTTCGAGGACATCCCGCAGGCGCAGGCGGCGGCCCGGGCGGGCGCGGACGTGATCGCGGTGATCCGGTCGACGGGGCAGTCGCTGCTGGACTACGTGCCGGAGGGGGCGACCCGGGAGGGGTTCGCCGGCACATACGCGACGCAGGAGAACTTCCGGCTGATGCGGGCGGCGCTGGACGAGTCCTCGCGGGAGCTGGGCCGGTACGTGCGGTTGACGAACTACGCGTCCGGGCTGTGCATGCCGGAGATGGCGGTGCTGGCCGGCCTGGAGCGGCTGGACATGATGCTCAACGACTCGATGTACGGGATCCTGTTCCGGGACATCAACCCGATCCGCACCTTCGTGGACCAGCGGTTCTCCCGGCAGGTGCACGCCCGCGCCGGCATCGTCATCAACACCGGTGAGGACAACTACCTGACCACCGCCGACGCGGTCGAGGCCGCGCACACGGTGACGGTCTCGCAGCTGCTGAACGAGTACTTCGCGCACGAGGCGGGGCTGGCCGACTGGCAGCTGGGGCTGGGGCACGCGTTCGAGATCAACCCGGATCTGCCGGAGTCGTTCCGGCTGGAGCTGGCGCACGCGCTGCTGGCCCGGGAGCTGTTTCCGGACGCGCCGCTGAAGTGGATGCCGCCGACCCGGCACATGACCGGGGACGTGTTCCGCGGCAACCTGCTGGACGGGTTCTTCAACCTGGTCGGGGCGATGACCGGGCAGGGCATCCTGCTGGTCGGCATGATGACCGAGGCGGTGGTGACGCCGTGGCTGTCCGACCGGGACATCGCGCTGCAGAACGTGCGGTACGTGCTGGGCGCGGCCGGTGGGCTGCACGAGGACTTCGTGCCGGCGCCGGGCGGGTTCATCCAGCGGCGCGCGCATGAGGTGCTCGCTTCGTCGATCGAGCTGCTCGAGAGGATCGAGGCGGAAGGTCTGCTGGCGGCGATCGCGGACGGGACGTTCGGCATCATGAAACGCCCCGCGGACCGCGGCAAGGGGCTGGACGGGGTCGCCAAGCACGAGGCGGACTACTACAACCCGGCGATCTCGTGA
- a CDS encoding OAM dimerization domain-containing protein, with protein MSGQVIRPYGDTTGDGMVQVSFTLPLPHDKRAEGAALQLAGKMGLEPALLVHAKQMGDGYTFFVVYGRVHHLVDLSAVQVLERDYPLLSAKEVNALVKRRLRRKLSVVGACIGTDAHTVGIDAILNLKGIAGEKGLEYYRELKVVNLGAQVTVPELVEAARVEKADAVLVSQVVTQRDAHLHNVREMSAAFREAFPAGRRPLLVAGGPRFDETMAGELGVDRIFGRGTTPREVASYLVKELVNA; from the coding sequence GTGAGCGGGCAGGTCATCCGGCCGTACGGGGACACCACCGGGGACGGGATGGTGCAGGTGTCGTTCACCCTGCCGCTCCCGCACGACAAGCGCGCCGAGGGTGCCGCCCTGCAGCTGGCCGGCAAGATGGGTCTGGAGCCGGCGCTGCTGGTGCACGCCAAGCAGATGGGCGACGGGTACACGTTCTTCGTCGTGTACGGGCGGGTGCACCACCTGGTCGACCTGTCCGCGGTGCAGGTGCTGGAGCGGGACTATCCGCTGCTGTCCGCCAAGGAGGTCAACGCGCTGGTCAAGCGGCGGCTGCGGCGCAAGCTGTCGGTGGTGGGGGCGTGCATCGGCACCGACGCGCACACCGTCGGTATCGACGCGATCCTCAACCTCAAGGGCATCGCCGGGGAGAAGGGTCTGGAGTACTACCGGGAGCTGAAGGTGGTCAACCTGGGCGCGCAGGTGACCGTGCCGGAGCTGGTCGAGGCGGCCCGGGTGGAAAAGGCCGACGCCGTCCTGGTGTCCCAGGTGGTCACCCAGCGGGACGCGCACCTGCACAACGTGCGGGAGATGTCGGCGGCGTTCCGGGAGGCGTTCCCGGCGGGGCGGCGGCCGCTGCTGGTGGCCGGCGGGCCGCGGTTCGACGAGACGATGGCCGGCGAGCTGGGCGTGGACCGCATCTTCGGCCGCGGCACCACGCCCCGCGAGGTGGCCAGCTACCTGGTGAAGGAGCTGGTGAACGCATGA
- a CDS encoding hotdog fold domain-containing protein — MSVGLTVTHRRYVPYAHAHYAGDLVDGAYALGLFGDVATEVCIRVDGDEGLFASYSDVQFRAPIRAGDVVEATATLTRMGTRSRTVEFTCAVVCRGTEGSKAQVLDPPIVAVTAVGTVVVPLAV, encoded by the coding sequence ATGAGCGTCGGGTTGACGGTCACGCACCGGCGGTATGTGCCGTACGCGCACGCGCACTACGCCGGCGACCTGGTCGACGGGGCGTACGCGCTGGGCCTGTTCGGGGACGTGGCGACAGAGGTGTGCATCCGCGTCGACGGCGACGAGGGCCTGTTCGCGTCGTACTCGGACGTGCAGTTCCGGGCCCCGATCCGGGCCGGCGACGTGGTCGAGGCCACCGCGACGCTCACCCGGATGGGCACCCGCAGCCGGACCGTCGAGTTCACCTGCGCGGTGGTGTGCCGGGGCACCGAGGGCTCGAAGGCGCAGGTCCTGGACCCGCCGATCGTGGCGGTGACGGCGGTCGGGACTGTCGTGGTCCCGCTCGCGGTATGA
- a CDS encoding glutamate mutase L, translating into MSRLALCADVGSTYTKVAVVDLDGGGLVATAARPTTADTDPRHGLDAAVAAVDGQSLPWYVCSSAGGGLRLAVIGYERLVTAEAGHRVGLSAGARVVHVTDGPLDGAGVRALRAARPDVLLLVGGTDGGDAQVLVHNARRLASSRWRVPVVVAGNADARDEVAAALPAAGIVDNVLPRIGVLNPGPARAAIRDVFLRHVIGGRWGRGFGALVRAATPDAVLSAVELYADHTGGGLVVVDVGGATTDVYSALPSEVVPPAEAAGTLARARTVEGDLGVRWNAPGVVAAAAAEKLPHDGLDEPARARAADPALITDNDAGDPVDLRLATLAATVALRRHARGEPGGRGRRDLSDVRLVVGSGGALRHAPGRDAVGVLDAVLADHGGGWPVPRAATAVVDRQYVLAAAGLLAAEHPQAALALLRAHLRSP; encoded by the coding sequence ATGAGCCGTCTGGCCCTCTGCGCGGACGTCGGCTCGACGTACACGAAGGTCGCGGTGGTGGACCTCGACGGCGGCGGACTGGTCGCGACGGCCGCGCGCCCCACCACCGCGGACACCGACCCGCGGCACGGGCTGGACGCGGCGGTCGCGGCCGTCGACGGGCAGAGCCTTCCCTGGTACGTCTGTTCGTCCGCCGGCGGCGGGCTGCGGCTGGCGGTCATCGGGTACGAGCGGCTGGTCACCGCGGAGGCCGGGCACCGGGTCGGGTTGTCGGCGGGGGCGCGGGTGGTGCACGTGACGGACGGGCCGCTGGACGGGGCCGGCGTGCGGGCGCTGCGGGCCGCCCGCCCGGACGTGCTGCTGCTGGTCGGCGGCACCGACGGCGGCGACGCCCAGGTGCTGGTGCACAACGCGCGCAGGCTGGCGTCGTCGCGGTGGCGGGTGCCGGTGGTGGTGGCCGGCAACGCGGACGCCCGGGACGAGGTCGCCGCCGCCCTGCCCGCGGCGGGCATCGTGGACAACGTGCTGCCCCGCATCGGGGTGCTGAATCCGGGGCCGGCGCGGGCCGCGATCCGGGACGTGTTCCTGCGGCACGTGATCGGCGGCCGGTGGGGGCGCGGGTTCGGCGCCTTGGTGCGGGCGGCCACCCCGGACGCGGTGCTGAGCGCGGTCGAGCTGTACGCCGACCACACCGGCGGCGGGCTGGTCGTGGTGGACGTGGGCGGCGCCACCACCGACGTGTACTCGGCGCTGCCGTCCGAGGTTGTGCCCCCAGCGGAGGCGGCGGGCACGCTGGCCCGGGCCCGCACCGTCGAGGGCGACCTGGGGGTGCGGTGGAACGCGCCGGGCGTGGTCGCGGCCGCGGCGGCGGAGAAGCTGCCGCACGACGGGCTCGACGAGCCGGCCCGGGCGCGGGCCGCCGACCCTGCCCTGATCACCGACAACGACGCCGGGGACCCGGTCGACCTGCGGCTGGCCACGCTCGCCGCGACGGTGGCGCTGCGCCGGCACGCCCGCGGCGAGCCGGGCGGGCGGGGCCGGCGGGACCTGAGCGACGTACGGCTGGTCGTCGGGTCGGGTGGCGCGCTGCGGCACGCGCCGGGGCGGGACGCGGTCGGCGTACTGGACGCGGTGTTGGCCGACCACGGTGGCGGGTGGCCGGTGCCGCGGGCCGCGACCGCGGTGGTCGACCGGCAGTACGTGCTGGCCGCCGCCGGGCTGCTGGCCGCGGAGCACCCGCAAGCCGCGCTGGCCCTGCTGCGCGCCCACCTGCGTTCGCCGTGA